From a single Nicotiana tomentosiformis chromosome 2, ASM39032v3, whole genome shotgun sequence genomic region:
- the LOC104090447 gene encoding protein S-acyltransferase 10-like — MGALCGGGGLSRDILDRFSDRCLHFFPCLSDPARRSTFCLRIALVILHLIYVAVIFVFGEDLIHKTKQEPWYTIIYLLLFAATLAQYFITSGSSPGYVLDAMRVVNEADMSRNRASMTSNKDNLLQAKMDVVVTIDRNQLGRNLLGRGTMAWTKLVMDMYPSGTSLRSVTCTYCDVVQPPRAKHCHDCDKCVLQFDHHCVWLGTCIGQGNHCRFWWYICGETALSLWTGTLYIQFLKSDISKPWWLYAIMIMLLVTLFFCLIFLLLLLLFHSYLILTNQTTYELVRRRRIQYLSNIPERVYPFSKGACRNLYEFCCVQSSKYRMEPLPTAQELEDKLRPYTCSDIFSSRCCC, encoded by the exons ATGGGAGCATTATGCGGCGGCGGCGGCCTCTCACGCGACATATTGGATCGTTTCTCCGACCGTTGTCTCCACTTCTTCCCGTGTCTTTCCGATCCCG CTCGGAGATCGACTTTTTGCTTGAGAATAGCGTTGGTGATACTGCACTTGATCTATGTGGCCGTTATATTTGTCTTTGGCGAAGATTTGATTCACAAAACTAAACAAGAGCCATG GTACACAATTATATATTTGCTGCTGTTTGCTGCTACACTAGCTCAATACTTCATCACCTCTGGTTCTTCTCCTGG CTACGTTCTTGATGCCATGAGAGTTGTCAATGAGGCAGATATGTCGCGTAATAGGGCATCAATGACCTCAAA CAAAGACAACCTGCTTCAAGCAAAAATGGATGTAGTTGTTACAATCGACAGGAACCAGTTAGGAAGGAATCTCCTAGGCCGTGGTACGATGGCTTGGACAAAGCTGGTTATGGATATGTATCCTAGTGGAACATCTCTTAG AAGTGTGACTTGCACTTACTGTGATGTTGTGCAG CCTCCACGAGCTAAACATTGTCATGATTGTGACAAATGTGTTCTACAGTTTGATCATCACTGTGTTTGGCTTGGCACATGCATAGGACAGGGTAATCATTGCCGTTTTTG GTGGTACATTTGTGGAGAAACAGCCTTATCCCTTTGGACTGGCACGTTATATATTCAATTCTTGAAGTCTGACATATCAAAGCCTTG GTGGTTATATGCAATTATGATCATGCTGCTAGTTACTCTGTTTTTCTGCCTCATCTTTCTTCTCCTCCTCTTACTTTTCCATAG CTACCTAATTTTGACAAATCAGACCACTTATGAGCTTGTGAGACGACGGCGCATCCAATATCTGAG TAACATTCCTGAAAGAGTCTATCCATTTAGTAAAGGAGCATGCAGAAATTTGTACGAGTTCTGTTGTGTCCAAAGTAGCAAATATAGGATGGAACCGCTTCCAACAGCACAAGAACTTGAAGATAAGCTGAGACCGTATACATGCTCGGATATCTTTTCCTCTCGATGTTGCTGTTAA
- the LOC104090451 gene encoding GDSL esterase/lipase At5g33370-like, giving the protein MAKLGDLLLHRFKILLLSVVIWSTKLVMADVPAIFIFGDSTVDVGTNNYVNGSLATANNPYYGIDYPHHIATGRFSNGYNPADIIATHLGNYTESPPAFYALVEKTSTTFKSSILRGVNFASGGSGILDDTGTPGFHHVVSLTQQIEQFQSVCGNITEIYGDDDIASKLLANAFYLISVGSNDFFDQFRYNYNISAPELITYLSDTFANHLQNLYDLGARKFGIVSIPTIGCCPAIRSVTPGGACNETLNDFAQSFYNTTLSLLQEFSSTNPGVKFSLGNSYLMTKGVIDNAVASGFEEVESACCGTGPSKGSSKCTPKSDLCEKRDKYLFWDWFHPTQKASEMAALSLLYATGQEFVTPLNFSTLASIQL; this is encoded by the exons ATGGCGAAGCTAGGGGATCTTCTCTTGCATAGGTTTAAGATTTTGCTGTTATCTGTTGTTATTTGGTCAACAAAGTTGGTCATGGCAGATGTACCAGCTATTTTTATATTTGGCGATTCGACTGTAGACGTTGGAACTAATAATTATGTAAATGGCAGTCTTGCTACAGCTAACAATCCTTACTATGGAATTGATTACCCACACCACATTGCTACAGGAAGGTTTAGCAATGGCTATAACCCCGCGGATATCATTG CGACGCACTTGGGTAATTATACGGAAAGCCCGCCAGCCTTTTACGCCTTAGTTGAGAAAACGTCTACAACATTTAAGAGTAGCATACTTCGTGGTGTCAACTTTGCATCAGGAGGATCTGGCATTCTTGATGATACTGGAACTCCTGGATTT CATCATGTAGTATCGCTTACTCAACAAATAGAACAATTCCAAAGTGTATGCGGGAACATCACAGAAATATATGGAGATGACGACATAGCTTCAAAGCTGCTTGCAAATGCCTTCTACCTTATAAGTGTGGGAAGCAATGATTTCTTCGACCAATTCCGTTACAACTACAATATATCTGCACCTGAACTCATCACATATCTCAGTGATACCTTTGCCAATCATTTACAG AATCTATATGATCTGGGTGCAAGAaaatttggaattgttagcattCCAACAATTGGATGCTGTCCGGCTATACGTAGCGTAACACCTGGTGGTGCCTGTAATGAGACACTTAATGATTTTGCTCAATCATTTTATAATACAACGCTTAGCTTGCTGCAAGAGTTCAGCTCAACAAATCCAGGAGTGAAATTTTCACTTGGAAATTCTTACTTGATGACCAAGGGTGTCATTGATAATGCAGTTGCATCAG GTTTTGAAGAAGTTGAATCAGCCTGCTGTGGGACAGGACCATCCAAAGGAAGCAGTAAATGTACTCCAAAATCTGATCTTTGCGAGAAGCGCGACAAATACTTGTTCTGGGATTGGTTTCACCCAACTCAGAAAGCATCTGAAATGGCAGCTTTATCTCTTCTTTACGCAACTGGGCAGGAATTTGTCACACCCCTCAACTTCAGTACATTGGCAAGTATTCAGCTGTGA
- the LOC138904761 gene encoding uncharacterized protein, with product MGKVPLEAAVPQTTKSTKTLVKHFMVSGKWNLEKLQKTLPDHLVKHIETIDIGRQNLQDQVYWDLTDNGKYNNKSAWQQIRSCKPKNHFLHKVWHNSIPFKFSFLTWRLWQGKLPFDEVTTKFGNQAVSRYNCCRNPDAESMLHVLVKDEAANFIFKLFSGPLGIKYHQGTIRSLINSWWQ from the coding sequence ATGGGCAAAGTTCCTTTAGAAGCGGCGGTCCCTCAAACTACCAAAAGCACGAAGACTTTGGTCAAGCACTTCATGGTTAGTGGAAAATGGAATCTTGAAAAGCTCCAGAAAACTCTTCCAGATcacctggtaaagcacattgaaACTATTGACATTGGAAGACAAAACCTTCAAGACCAAGTCTATTGGGATCTTACAGACAATGGAAAGTACAACAATAAATCGGCATGGCAGCAGATTAGAAGTTGCAAACCTAAAAATCATTTCCTTCACAAAGTTTGGCACAATTCAATCCCTTTCAAGTTCTCTTTCCTTACATGGAGACTATGGCAGGGAAAGTTACCCTTTGATGAAGTTACCACTAAGTTTGGAAATCAAGCAGTTTCAAGATATAATTGTTGCAGAAACCCAGACGCAGAATCTATGCTACATGTGCTTGTGAAAGATGAAGCGGCTAATTTTATTTTTAAGCTATTCAGTGGTCCATTGGGGATCAAATATCATCAAGGCACTATCAGGAGTTTGATAAACTCATGGTGGCAATAG
- the LOC138904762 gene encoding uncharacterized protein, with protein MERGAKTKQELLQEGNKKVGTHHKLFMIKAIYWNIRGVRSKKAIHRLKHLIHINNAQFVAIFEPFISKEKIDGYRNFLGFQACISNINGQIWCFWKNHLNTTIIVNEDQHITIKFNEGFDKSNIFITAVYAKCTAAERKDLWDSLENISMSINSPWCIGGDFNVIADPGEKLGGKSHRIYRSLEFVNCLNNCGVTDLGFTGPKYTWCNNRRPRKRI; from the coding sequence ATGGAAAGAGGAGCAAAAACAAAACAAGAACTTCTTCAAGAAGGAAACAAAAAAGTGGGAACTCACCACAAGTTATTTATGATTAAAGCAATCTACTGGAACATCAGAGGAGTTAGGTCCAAGAAAGCCATTCACCGGCTCAAACATTTAATACATATAAACAATGCCCAGTTTGTAGCAATCTTTGAACCCTTTATTTCAAAGGAGAAAATAGATGGCTACAGGAATTTTTTGGGATTTCAAGCATGCATATCTAATATCAATGGTCAGATATGGTGTTTCTGGAAAAATCATCTAAACACTACTATCATTGTTAATGAGGACCAACATATTACCATCAAATTTAATGAGGGTTTTGACAAGTCTAATATCTTTATTACTGCAGTATATGCCAAATGTACAGCAGCAGAAAGAAAAGATCTCTGGGATAGTCTGGAGAATATTAGCATGTCTATCAATAGCCCTTGGTGTATAGGTGGTGATTTCAATGTCATAGCTGATCCGGGGGAAAAACTAGGAGGCAAATCTCATAGGATATATAGAAGCTTGGAGTTTGTTAATTGCCTTAATAACTGTGGTGTCACAGACTTAGGATTCACTGGCCCAAAATACACTTGGTGTAATAACAGAAGGCCTAGAAAGCGAATATAG